The nucleotide window ATTGGGCGTCCGCAAGAGTCTGCCGATCGAAGACGAACAGCGTCCGCCGCATCGCCAGATGTTTGACCAGGGAGCGGTCCTGGTAGAACGCGCGATCAAGATCATCGGTCGCGAAACCGTCGAACCGGGCCCAGCAGGACAGGTAGATGGTCGCCGGATCGGTCGCGTGCAGGCAGACGATCGCCCCAGCCACCTCCTCGACGTCGACAGCCCGCGCCGAGTCGACCAGTCGGTGCTGCCGACCGAGCCGTGCCCGCCGTTGCTCGACGCTCACCCGCTGCATGGTCGACCCCTCTTCATGATCAGCCGATTCATGGTCGGCATTGTGGCGTGCGGCACCGACAGTCCGCTTCCGGGCGTCGACCATCCAGACCTGAGACCTGTCCGGCCTCAGGGATCCGATCGGCCGCGGCACCGAGCCCGGGACAGGTCAGCACCTCCCCGTGGCGGCGGTTGTCGGCGATCACATCCCGGTCCGGATGATCTTGCATGTCCGCGACCCTACGGGCCTCTCGACCCCGACGGTCCGGATTATCGCCGATCAACTGCAGATGGCGCCGACGTCGGCGGAGCCGACCAGCTTGGCGTATTTGGCCAGCACTCCCCTGGGCTTGGGTCGATCCGGCAGCGTCCAGGCGTCGCGGCGGCGGGCCAACTCGTCGGCGGGGACGTCGAGCTCGAGGGTGCCTTCGGCAACGTTCAAGACGATCTTGTCGCCGTCCTCGACCAGCGCGATCGGTCCGCCCTCGGTGGCTTCCGGGGCGATGTGGCCGACACACAGCCCGGTGGTGCCGCCGGAGAAGCGACCGTCGGTGATCAACATGACGTCCTTGCCCAGCCCGGCGCCCTTGATCGCACCGGTGATCGCCAGCATCTCGCGCATGCCCGGCCCGCCCTTGGGTCCCTCGTACCTGATCACCACCACGTCGCCGGCGGTGATGGTGCCGTCCTCCAGCGCGTCCATCGCGGCGCGTTCGCCGTCGAAGACGCGGGCGGTGCCCTCGACCACCGAGGTGTCGAAGCCGGCGCTCTTCACCACGGCGCCGTCGGGAGCCAGAGATCCACGCAGGATGGTGATTCCGCCGGTCGGGTGGATCGGTTCGGCCAGCGACCGGATGATCTTGCCGTCGATGTCCGGCGGCGCGATGTCGGCCAGGTTCTCCGCCATCGTCCTGCCGGTCACGGTCAGGCAGTCGCCGTTGATCAAACCGGCGTCCAGCAACGCCTTCAGCACCACCGGTACGCCGCCGACCTTGTCCACGTCGTTCATCACGTACCGGCCGAACGGCTTCAGGTCGCCCAGGTGCGGGATCCGCCGGGACACCCGGATGAAGTCGTCCAGACCAAGATCAACTTCGGCCTCGTGCGCGATCGCCAGCAGATGCAGCACCGCGTTGGTGGAGCCGCCGAACGCCATCACGATCGCGATCGCGTTCTCGAACGCCTCCTTGGTCAGGATCTGCCGTGCCGTGATGCCCTGCCGCAGCAGGTTGACGGCTGCCTCGCCGCTGCGCCGGGCGAAGCCGTCGCGGCGGCGATCGACCGCCGGCGGCGCCGCCGAACCCGGCAGCGACATACCCAGGGCTTCGGCCGCGCTCGCCATCGTGTTCGCGGTGTACATGCCGCCGCAGGCACCTTCGCCGGGGCAGATCGCCCGCTCGATCTTGTCCACCTGTTCGCGGCTGATCAAACCTCGTACGCAGGCACCGACCGCCTCGAAGGCGTCGATCAAGGTGACGTCCTTGCCGTCCACGCTGCCCGGCATGATCGAACCGGCATAGAGGAACACCGAAGCAAGATCAAGTCGGGCAG belongs to Microlunatus elymi and includes:
- the ilvD gene encoding dihydroxy-acid dehydratase — its product is MPATDQPDLKPRSRTVTDGLEATASRGMLRAVGMTDDDFAKPQIGVASSWNEITPCNLSLDRLAKAVKDGVHAAGGYPLEFGTISVSDGISMGHVGMHYSLVSREIIADSVETVMEAERLDGSVLLAGCDKSLPGMLMAAARLDLASVFLYAGSIMPGSVDGKDVTLIDAFEAVGACVRGLISREQVDKIERAICPGEGACGGMYTANTMASAAEALGMSLPGSAAPPAVDRRRDGFARRSGEAAVNLLRQGITARQILTKEAFENAIAIVMAFGGSTNAVLHLLAIAHEAEVDLGLDDFIRVSRRIPHLGDLKPFGRYVMNDVDKVGGVPVVLKALLDAGLINGDCLTVTGRTMAENLADIAPPDIDGKIIRSLAEPIHPTGGITILRGSLAPDGAVVKSAGFDTSVVEGTARVFDGERAAMDALEDGTITAGDVVVIRYEGPKGGPGMREMLAITGAIKGAGLGKDVMLITDGRFSGGTTGLCVGHIAPEATEGGPIALVEDGDKIVLNVAEGTLELDVPADELARRRDAWTLPDRPKPRGVLAKYAKLVGSADVGAICS